The following coding sequences lie in one Delphinus delphis chromosome 9, mDelDel1.2, whole genome shotgun sequence genomic window:
- the NAPEPLD gene encoding N-acyl-phosphatidylethanolamine-hydrolyzing phospholipase D isoform X2, with translation MDENESNQSLRTICQYPKEAVRKRQNSRNSGGSDSSRFSRKSFKLDYRLEEDVTKSKKGKDGRFVNPWPTWKNPSIPNVLRWLMMEKDHSSVPCSKEELDKELPVLKPYFIDDPEEAGVKEAGLRVTWLGHATVMVEMDELILLTDPVFSARASPSQRVGPKRFRRPPCTVGELPQIDAVLISHNHYDHLDYSSVTALNERFGNELRWFVPLGLLDWMQKCGCENVIELDWWEENCVPGHDKVTFVFTPSQHWCKRTLTDDNRVLWGSWSVLGPWNRFFFAGDTGYCSAFEEIGKRFGPFDLAAIPIGAYEPRWFMKYQHVDPEEAVKIHIDVQTKRSVAIHWGTFALANEHYLEPPVKLSEALERYGLKTEDFFVLKHGESRYLNTDDDNFE, from the exons AtggatgaaaatgaaagcaaCCAGTCCCTGAGGACAATTTGCCAATATCCTAAAGAAGCAGTAAGAAAGCGCCAAAATTCACGCAATTCTGGAGGAAGtgattcttctaggttttccaggAAGAGTTTCAAACTGGATTACAGACTAGAAGAAGATGTAACTAaatcaaagaaaggaaaggatgggAGATTTGTTAACCCTTGGCCAACGTGGAAAAATCCCTCTATTCCAAATGTTCTCAGATGGCTGATGATGGAAAAAGATCACAGCAGCGTTCCGTGCTCCAAAGAG GAGCTTGATAAAGAACTCCCAGTGCTTAAGCCGTATTTTATCGATGACCCTGAAGAAGCTGGAGTGAAGGAAGCTGGCTTAAGAGTCACGTGGCTGGGACACGCGACAGTGATGGTGGAAATGGATGAGCTCATCTTGCTCACGGATCCTGTCTTTAGCGCCCGGGCCTCCCCGTCGCAGCGCGTGGGTCCCAAGCGGTTCCGGCGTCCCCCTTGCACCGTCGGTGAACTGCCCCAGATAGACGCGGTCCTCATCAGCCACAACCACTACGACCACCTGGACTACAGTTCTGTCACTGCTCTGAACGAGCGATTTGGTAACGAGCTGAGGTGGTTTGTGCCTTTGGGGCTCCTGGACTGGATGCAGAAATGTGGCTGTGAGAATGTGATCGAGCTGGACTGGTGGGAGGAGAACTGCGTCCCCGGACACGATAAGGTGACGTTTGTGTTCACACCTTCCCAGCACTGGTGTAAAAGGACTCTGACGGATGACAACAGGGTTCTCTGGGGCAGCTGGTCTGTCTTGGGGCCCTGGAACCGCTTTTTTTTCGCAGGAGACACTGGTTATTGCTCTGCTTTTGAAGAGATAGGAAAAAGATTTGGACCTTTTGACCTCGCAGCTATTCCCATTGGAGCGTATGAACCAAG GTGGTTTATGAAGTACCAGCATGTAGACCCAGAAGAGGCTGTAAAGATTCACATTGATGTGCAGACAAAGAGATCTGTGGCGATTCACTGGGGAACTTTTGCCTTAGCGAATGAG CATTACTTAGAACCTCCAGTGAAACTGAGTGAGGCTCTAGAAAGATATGGACTTAAGACTGAAGATTTTTTTGTCTTGAAGCATGGAGAGTCAAGATACCTTAATACTGATGATGACAACTTTGAGTAA